From Terriglobales bacterium, a single genomic window includes:
- a CDS encoding FecR family protein, with product MKFGRVGLALLTAAALVAGVLPPKALADSNARIVRLSYVDGEAQIDRRDGRGFEHAFLNMPLGPGTRVSTRDDARAEIEFEDMSTVRLTPGTLVETQSLDLRSSGAKYTLVDLQDGTAYFNIRKRDDDNDFRVTTGRREFSLTRAARFRLRVDRSQVVLAVFAGEIEVVGEGGHLTVRKNETLTLDLDDPARYFLAKGVSSDRYDDWDQERDEYRDRYANVGNYRGYSSAYSYGVSDLNYWGSYTNISGYGYMWRPNYYGVNWNPYANGAWYWYPGYGYIWVSAYPWGWMPFRYGNWYYIGGHGWCWRPGNQWHHWSPVVAVHNPPPGHLMPTPPPPTGRRDPVVVGHGPATILPPEDLGPRRGVRDPNVLGK from the coding sequence ATGAAGTTCGGCAGGGTAGGCCTAGCGCTTCTGACGGCCGCCGCTTTGGTCGCGGGTGTCCTCCCGCCCAAGGCCCTGGCAGACTCCAACGCCCGCATCGTTCGCCTGAGTTACGTGGACGGCGAAGCCCAGATCGACCGCCGCGACGGACGCGGCTTCGAGCACGCCTTTCTCAACATGCCGCTGGGCCCGGGCACCCGAGTGTCTACTCGCGACGACGCTCGCGCCGAGATCGAGTTCGAGGACATGAGCACCGTCCGCCTCACCCCGGGCACCCTGGTCGAGACTCAGTCGCTGGACCTGCGTTCCTCCGGCGCCAAGTACACCCTGGTGGACCTCCAGGACGGCACCGCCTATTTCAACATCCGCAAGCGGGATGATGACAACGACTTCCGCGTCACCACCGGACGCCGCGAGTTCAGCCTCACCCGGGCCGCGCGCTTCCGTCTGCGCGTGGACCGCTCGCAAGTCGTCCTCGCTGTCTTCGCGGGCGAGATCGAAGTTGTCGGCGAGGGAGGGCACCTTACCGTCCGCAAGAATGAGACTCTTACCCTGGACCTCGACGACCCGGCGCGCTACTTCCTGGCCAAGGGCGTCTCCAGCGACCGCTACGACGATTGGGACCAGGAGCGCGACGAGTACCGCGACCGCTACGCCAACGTCGGCAACTACCGCGGCTACTCCTCCGCCTACAGCTATGGCGTCAGCGATCTGAACTACTGGGGCAGCTACACCAACATCTCGGGCTACGGCTACATGTGGCGCCCTAACTACTACGGCGTGAACTGGAATCCCTACGCGAACGGCGCCTGGTACTGGTATCCGGGCTACGGCTATATCTGGGTCTCGGCCTACCCCTGGGGCTGGATGCCCTTCCGCTACGGCAACTGGTACTACATCGGCGGACACGGCTGGTGCTGGCGTCCGGGGAACCAATGGCACCACTGGTCGCCCGTGGTGGCAGTCCACAATCCGCCTCCGGGACATCTCATGCCCACCCCTCCGCCGCCCACCGGCCGGCGGGATCCAGTTGTCGTGGGCCACGGCCCGGCCACCATCCTGCCTCCAGAGGATCTCGGTCCACGCCGCGGCGTTAGAGATCCGAACGTCCTCGGTAAAAA
- the ruvC gene encoding crossover junction endodeoxyribonuclease RuvC has protein sequence MRVLGVDCGSELTGYGVVEQRNGRGLTCISAGVIRLKTRDPLARRLARVFEELGSVIRAHRPDVVAIEDVFYAVNAKSALKLGHVRGVAMLAAAVHDLEVAEYAPLTIKSAVVGYGKAEKSQVQQMVKRLLKLDEIPEPPDVADALAIAICHLHTAATLERQAAGGRRARR, from the coding sequence GTGCGGGTATTGGGAGTAGATTGCGGCAGCGAGCTGACCGGTTACGGTGTGGTCGAGCAGCGCAACGGCCGCGGGCTTACCTGCATCTCCGCCGGGGTCATCCGCCTGAAGACCCGCGATCCGCTGGCCCGGCGTCTAGCGCGCGTTTTCGAGGAGCTGGGTAGCGTGATCCGCGCCCACCGTCCCGATGTGGTCGCCATCGAAGATGTCTTCTACGCGGTCAACGCCAAGTCGGCGCTCAAGCTCGGACACGTTCGCGGCGTCGCCATGCTGGCCGCCGCCGTCCACGACCTGGAGGTCGCCGAGTACGCGCCCCTGACCATCAAGTCCGCGGTCGTGGGATACGGCAAGGCGGAAAAGTCCCAGGTGCAGCAAATGGTGAAGCGCCTGCTGAAACTCGACGAGATCCCCGAGCCTCCCGACGTGGCCGACGCCCTGGCCATCGCCATCTGCCATCTGCACACCGCGGCTACGCTGGAGCGCCAGGCCGCCGGAGGCCGCCGCGCCCGCCGATGA
- a CDS encoding DUF962 domain-containing protein has product MAEKFRSYDDFFAFYVQQHSHRGNRLLHAAGTTLGLAVLVGAFALGHPWLALLWIPIAYGLAWTGHFLVEGNRPATFGHPWWSFISDFRMLALMFTGGLDPWLKRPVPGRGDAGDSPV; this is encoded by the coding sequence ATGGCGGAGAAGTTCCGGAGCTATGACGACTTCTTCGCCTTCTACGTGCAGCAGCACAGCCATCGCGGCAACCGCCTGCTGCACGCCGCAGGGACCACGCTGGGCCTAGCCGTCCTGGTCGGCGCCTTCGCCCTCGGGCATCCCTGGCTGGCCCTGCTCTGGATCCCCATCGCTTACGGCCTGGCCTGGACCGGCCACTTTCTGGTGGAAGGGAACCGCCCCGCCACCTTCGGACACCCCTGGTGGTCCTTCATCAGCGACTTCCGCATGCTCGCCCTGATGTTCACTGGCGGCCTCGACCCCTGGCTCAAGCGCCCCGTCCCAGGCCGCGGGGATGCGGGCGACTCGCCCGTATAA
- a CDS encoding metallopeptidase TldD-related protein: MTVRRTLRLLLTAFLLASPLGTAAQAVAKPNAAQPAADDPVLRAMLSELGRSKEKLQLKAMQRPYYIEYSVSDIQAYSADATFGALRLEQGQRARLLRAVVRIGNYTQDSYFGQGEGYVEVVPQENDELALRHVLWLATDTAYKNALEALTLKQSMLKDLVVEQQVDDFSREPAIQSIQPLIKNEADSKRWREMARSTSALFRRDPQVDSSEAGFRAQINNRYFVNTEGSITRKGVATYFFYFGGGTQSPDGMRLQRSQGYVMARPEELPSPEKIRADAGNVLDTLAALRLAPVVEDSYVGPVLFSSDAANTVFNTLVVPAITGDKPQPGDPARTSGDYASRFKSRVLPPFLSLVDDPTVTRFQDQTLVGSYSVDDEGVKAQPVTVVENGTLVNYLIGRRPIRDFPHSNGHGLAAPGGSARPAIGNLFVRASESFPVEQLKKRMLDKCRDQGRPYGYLVETTGPDLAPRLLYRVYVKDGHQELVRGAVFGQLDARALRNDLLAVGNDADVEGRPDPVPNSLVTPSLLFEELEIKRADRVREKLPQYPPPALAAGAPAVAPAGKSN; encoded by the coding sequence GTGACCGTCCGCCGCACACTCCGCCTGCTCCTGACAGCTTTTTTGCTGGCGTCGCCCCTGGGGACCGCGGCGCAGGCGGTGGCCAAGCCGAATGCCGCCCAGCCGGCCGCGGACGATCCCGTACTGCGCGCCATGCTCTCCGAGCTCGGGCGCTCCAAGGAGAAGCTCCAGCTCAAGGCGATGCAGCGTCCGTATTACATCGAGTACTCGGTCAGCGACATCCAGGCCTACTCCGCCGACGCCACCTTCGGCGCCCTGCGCCTGGAGCAGGGACAGCGCGCCCGGCTGCTACGCGCCGTGGTCCGCATCGGCAACTACACCCAGGACAGCTACTTCGGCCAGGGCGAGGGCTATGTCGAGGTCGTGCCCCAGGAGAACGATGAGCTGGCCTTGCGCCACGTGCTCTGGCTGGCCACCGACACTGCCTACAAGAACGCCCTCGAGGCCCTGACCCTCAAGCAATCGATGCTCAAGGACCTGGTGGTGGAGCAGCAGGTGGATGACTTCTCCCGCGAACCCGCCATCCAATCCATCCAGCCGCTGATCAAGAACGAGGCCGACTCCAAGCGCTGGCGCGAGATGGCGCGCTCCACCTCCGCGCTCTTCCGCCGGGACCCGCAGGTGGATTCCTCCGAGGCCGGTTTCCGCGCCCAGATCAACAACCGCTACTTCGTGAACACGGAAGGCTCCATCACGCGCAAGGGCGTTGCCACTTATTTCTTCTACTTCGGCGGCGGCACGCAGTCGCCCGACGGGATGCGCCTGCAGCGCTCGCAGGGATACGTGATGGCCCGGCCCGAGGAGCTGCCGTCGCCGGAGAAGATCCGCGCCGACGCCGGAAACGTTCTCGACACCCTGGCGGCTCTGCGCCTGGCGCCCGTGGTCGAGGACAGCTATGTCGGCCCGGTCCTGTTTTCCTCCGACGCCGCCAACACCGTCTTCAACACTCTGGTGGTGCCGGCCATCACCGGCGACAAGCCTCAGCCCGGCGATCCCGCCCGCACCTCGGGCGACTACGCCTCGCGCTTCAAGAGCCGCGTCCTGCCCCCGTTCCTTTCCCTGGTGGATGACCCGACCGTCACCCGCTTCCAGGATCAGACCCTGGTGGGCAGCTACAGCGTGGACGATGAGGGCGTGAAGGCGCAGCCGGTCACCGTGGTGGAGAACGGCACGCTGGTGAACTATCTGATCGGGCGGCGGCCCATCCGCGACTTCCCGCACTCCAACGGGCACGGTCTGGCCGCGCCGGGCGGGTCCGCCCGCCCCGCCATCGGCAACCTGTTCGTGCGCGCCTCTGAGTCCTTTCCCGTGGAGCAACTGAAGAAGCGCATGCTCGACAAGTGCCGCGACCAGGGACGCCCCTACGGGTATCTAGTCGAGACCACGGGCCCCGACCTCGCGCCCCGCCTGCTCTACCGGGTTTACGTGAAGGACGGCCACCAGGAGCTGGTGCGCGGCGCCGTCTTCGGCCAGCTCGACGCCCGTGCCCTGCGCAACGACCTGTTGGCCGTCGGCAATGATGCCGATGTGGAGGGCCGGCCCGACCCCGTCCCCAACTCCTTGGTCACTCCCTCGCTGCTCTTTGAGGAGCTGGAGATCAAGCGCGCCGACCGCGTCCGCGAGAAGCTGCCGCAGTATCCGCCGCCCGCGCTGGCCGCGGGGGCGCCCGCTGTCGCTCCGGCCGGGAAGTCGAACTAG